Proteins from a genomic interval of Phenylobacterium sp. LH3H17:
- the rfbF gene encoding glucose-1-phosphate cytidylyltransferase, translating into MKAVLLCGGLGTRISEESHLKPKPMIEVGGRPILWHIMKLFSHHGFNEFVVCLGYKGYVIKEYFANYVLHNADLTVDLAKGSMEYHATNHEPWKVTLVDTGAETMTGGRLKRVAQYLNPGEPFFMTYGDGVADVDLKALAEFHKSHGRDATVTAVAPPGRYGALDIVEGAVERFIEKPPGDNGLINGGFFVLDPSVIARIEDDTTTWEVEPLQGLAADGQLMAYRHDGFWAAMDTLRDKNNLEALWASGQAPWQVWK; encoded by the coding sequence ATGAAGGCCGTCCTGCTCTGCGGGGGCCTCGGCACCCGGATCTCCGAGGAGAGCCACCTCAAGCCCAAGCCGATGATCGAGGTCGGCGGCCGGCCGATCCTCTGGCACATCATGAAGCTGTTCTCGCACCACGGCTTCAACGAGTTCGTCGTCTGCCTCGGCTACAAGGGCTATGTCATCAAGGAGTACTTCGCCAACTACGTGCTCCACAACGCCGACCTCACCGTCGACCTGGCCAAGGGTTCGATGGAGTACCACGCCACCAATCACGAGCCCTGGAAAGTGACCCTGGTCGACACCGGGGCCGAGACCATGACCGGCGGTCGGCTGAAGCGGGTGGCGCAGTACCTCAATCCCGGCGAGCCGTTCTTCATGACCTATGGGGACGGCGTGGCCGATGTGGACCTGAAGGCCCTGGCCGAGTTCCACAAGAGCCATGGCCGCGACGCCACGGTGACCGCGGTGGCGCCTCCGGGCCGCTACGGCGCGCTGGACATCGTGGAGGGCGCGGTGGAGCGCTTCATCGAGAAGCCGCCCGGCGACAACGGTCTGATCAATGGCGGTTTCTTCGTGCTGGACCCCTCGGTCATCGCCCGCATCGAGGACGACACGACCACCTGGGAAGTCGAACCCTTGCAGGGCTTGGCCGCCGACGGCCAGCTCATGGCCTACCGCCACGACGGCTTCTGGGCGGCGATGGACACCCTGCGGGACAAGAACAATCTCGAGGCGCTCTGGGCCTCGGGCCAGGCGCCCTGGCAAGTGTGGAAATGA
- a CDS encoding class I SAM-dependent methyltransferase codes for MTVPACRFCRAPLTQTFVDLGLQPLANSYLTKAQLESGVEGTYPLHTRVCGTCFLVQADDPVAADAIFDDGYAYFSAYSESWVAHAKRYAEAMAARFGLGEDSLVIEVASNDGYLLQHFKAMGVPVLGIEPTANTAQVAIEERGIPTEVTFFNDATGRALKDRGVAADLMAANNVLAHVPDIGDFVAGFQHVLKPEGVLTFEFPHLLNLIEKVQFDTIYHEHYSYLSLLAVERVLRANGLRPFDVELLTTHGGSLRLFCAHEAAGHVETQALKDLRAREHAAGLDRLSGYEGFTARVEAVRDGFLAFLAQAKAQGKIVAAYGAAAKGNTFLNYAGVSAADIVACFDANPHKQDRYLPGSHIPVHAPARIADFKPDYLVILPWNLKDEIMGQLAYVKAWGGQFVTAAPDTKVVG; via the coding sequence ATGACCGTTCCCGCCTGCCGCTTCTGCCGCGCCCCCCTGACCCAGACGTTCGTGGACCTGGGCCTCCAGCCCCTGGCCAACTCCTACCTCACGAAGGCCCAGCTCGAGTCGGGGGTCGAGGGGACCTATCCGCTGCACACCCGGGTCTGCGGGACCTGCTTCCTGGTCCAGGCCGACGACCCGGTCGCCGCCGACGCCATCTTCGACGACGGCTACGCCTATTTCTCAGCCTATTCCGAGAGCTGGGTGGCCCACGCCAAGCGCTACGCCGAGGCCATGGCCGCGCGGTTCGGGCTGGGCGAGGATTCGCTGGTCATCGAGGTGGCCTCCAACGACGGCTATCTGCTGCAGCACTTCAAGGCCATGGGCGTGCCGGTCCTGGGGATCGAGCCGACCGCCAACACCGCCCAGGTGGCGATCGAGGAGCGGGGCATTCCCACCGAGGTCACCTTCTTCAACGACGCCACCGGCCGCGCCCTGAAGGACCGGGGCGTCGCCGCCGACCTGATGGCGGCCAACAACGTCCTGGCCCACGTGCCCGACATCGGCGACTTCGTGGCAGGCTTCCAGCACGTGCTGAAGCCCGAAGGCGTGCTGACCTTCGAGTTCCCGCACCTGCTGAACCTGATCGAGAAGGTGCAGTTCGATACCATTTATCACGAGCACTATTCCTACCTGTCGCTGCTGGCGGTGGAGCGGGTGCTGCGCGCCAATGGGTTGCGCCCCTTCGATGTCGAGCTGCTGACCACCCACGGCGGCTCGCTGCGGCTGTTCTGCGCCCACGAGGCCGCGGGCCATGTCGAGACCCAGGCGCTAAAAGACCTCCGCGCACGCGAGCATGCGGCGGGTCTGGACCGTCTCTCAGGGTATGAGGGCTTCACCGCCCGGGTGGAGGCGGTGCGCGACGGTTTCCTGGCCTTCCTGGCTCAGGCCAAGGCGCAGGGGAAGATCGTGGCGGCCTATGGCGCCGCGGCCAAGGGCAACACCTTCCTGAACTATGCCGGGGTGAGCGCCGCCGACATCGTGGCCTGTTTCGACGCCAATCCGCACAAGCAGGACCGCTACCTGCCCGGCAGCCATATCCCGGTCCATGCCCCGGCGCGGATCGCCGACTTCAAGCCGGACTATCTGGTCATCCTGCCCTGGAACTTGAAGGACGAGATCATGGGCCAGCTGGCCTATGTGAAGGCCTGGGGCGGACAGTTCGTGACCGCCGCGCCCGACACCAAGGTCGTCGGCTGA
- a CDS encoding M23 family metallopeptidase has protein sequence MTRSIPLLLGLLAACSPAAEPEAAAAPPAAAAPVSIDGPRLSFPLDCVVGETCAVQNHVDVDPGPGVRDYRCGTQTYEKHGGVDIRLLDMAAQRRGVDVLAAAPGRVARLRDGVADVSVKIAGPASVAGQECGNGVVIDHGGGWETQYCHLAQGGMMVKQGDTVTAGQPIARVGLSGNTEYPHLHLSVRKAGVIVDPYRPEAAPGTCDAASPGVGLWDPPAAKAVAYRPGAVLNAGFTGAQPTMEAVEAGGVAAHSATAPALIAYVRAINLQAGDVQSLSVVDPAGGMLVQNTLAPLDRAKAQYLFYVGKRTPAEGWRSGRYTASYVVTRAGKPVLKRSFELAL, from the coding sequence ATGACCAGATCGATCCCCCTCCTGCTGGGCCTGCTGGCCGCCTGCTCTCCGGCCGCCGAACCGGAGGCCGCCGCCGCACCGCCAGCCGCCGCCGCGCCCGTTTCGATCGACGGCCCTCGACTGTCCTTTCCCCTGGACTGCGTGGTGGGCGAGACCTGTGCGGTGCAGAACCATGTCGATGTCGATCCAGGGCCGGGCGTGAGGGACTATCGTTGCGGGACCCAGACCTATGAGAAGCACGGAGGTGTCGACATCCGCCTGCTCGACATGGCCGCGCAGCGCCGCGGCGTGGATGTCCTGGCCGCCGCCCCCGGGCGGGTCGCCAGGCTTCGCGACGGGGTCGCCGACGTGTCGGTGAAGATCGCCGGCCCGGCCTCCGTCGCGGGACAGGAATGCGGCAACGGGGTCGTCATCGACCACGGCGGCGGCTGGGAGACCCAGTACTGCCACCTGGCCCAGGGCGGCATGATGGTGAAGCAGGGCGACACCGTCACGGCGGGCCAGCCGATCGCGCGGGTCGGCCTGTCCGGCAATACCGAGTACCCGCATCTTCATCTGAGCGTCCGCAAGGCCGGGGTGATTGTCGACCCCTATCGTCCGGAGGCGGCCCCCGGGACCTGCGACGCGGCGAGCCCCGGCGTCGGTCTCTGGGACCCGCCGGCGGCCAAGGCCGTCGCCTATCGGCCGGGCGCGGTGCTGAACGCCGGCTTCACCGGCGCGCAGCCGACCATGGAGGCGGTCGAGGCGGGCGGCGTCGCGGCGCATTCGGCCACGGCGCCGGCGCTGATCGCCTATGTCCGGGCGATCAACCTGCAGGCGGGCGATGTGCAGAGCCTGAGCGTCGTGGACCCGGCCGGCGGCATGCTCGTCCAGAACACGCTCGCGCCCCTGGACCGCGCCAAGGCGCAGTACCTTTTCTATGTCGGCAAGCGCACGCCGGCCGAAGGCTGGCGCAGCGGCCGATACACCGCGAGCTACGTGGTGACCCGGGCCGGCAAGCCGGTGTTGAAACGGAGTTTCGAGCTCGCCCTCTAG
- a CDS encoding sulfotransferase domain-containing protein gives MDEVDRRVNFIVAGVQKAGTTALYDYLAEDPNIGLSKVKEVHFFDDESIDWAAPDYAPYHAQFDAAGPLIRGEATPIYLYWPRSLERIAAYNPKARIIVMLRDPVERAWSHWKMEYARGAETEPFAWCIRQGRRRLLDAQPWGAHREFSYVERGFYGEQVERLLALFPRDQVLIAKADDLRRDPNATLAAVNAFLGAPPPSPVTQRDVHVGREMDYGGDLTDEDAAFLRMLYARDLARLEALTGVAFP, from the coding sequence TTGGACGAGGTCGATCGGCGGGTCAATTTCATCGTCGCCGGCGTGCAGAAGGCCGGAACGACCGCGCTTTACGATTACTTGGCGGAGGATCCGAATATCGGGCTCTCCAAGGTCAAGGAGGTGCACTTCTTCGACGACGAGTCGATCGACTGGGCCGCCCCGGACTACGCTCCCTACCACGCCCAGTTCGACGCGGCGGGCCCGTTGATTCGCGGCGAGGCGACGCCGATCTACCTCTACTGGCCGCGCAGCCTGGAACGGATCGCCGCCTACAATCCGAAGGCCAGGATCATCGTCATGTTGCGCGACCCGGTCGAACGCGCCTGGTCGCACTGGAAGATGGAATATGCCCGGGGCGCGGAGACCGAGCCCTTCGCCTGGTGCATACGCCAGGGGCGCCGACGGCTGCTGGACGCCCAACCCTGGGGCGCGCATCGCGAATTCTCCTATGTGGAGCGGGGTTTCTACGGCGAGCAGGTCGAGCGGTTGCTCGCCCTCTTCCCGCGCGATCAGGTGCTGATCGCCAAGGCCGACGACCTGCGGCGCGATCCCAACGCCACCCTGGCGGCCGTCAACGCCTTCCTGGGCGCCCCGCCCCCCAGCCCCGTGACTCAGCGCGACGTGCATGTCGGACGCGAGATGGACTATGGCGGCGATCTGACCGATGAGGACGCCGCCTTCCTTCGCATGCTCTATGCGCGCGATCTGGCAAGGCTCGAGGCCCTGACAGGCGTTGCCTTCCCGTGA
- the rfbG gene encoding CDP-glucose 4,6-dehydratase — translation MKRPDPAFWSGKRVLLTGHTGFKGSWAAIWLSRMGAKVTGLALPPDQEPALFIQAGVASLTDSLLVDLRRPADLEQALAGREFDLVLHMAAQPIVRASIEDPIATFASNIMGTAHLLQTLRGQGALQAVLVITSDKVYANHETGRAFAEGDALGGKDPYSASKAAAEIVVQSFARSFFDKAQVPVATARGGNVIGGGDYSRDRLVADIVRAGQAQGVTVLRHPEATRPWQHVLDCVAGYLVYLERLATDPAAPRALNFGPRPGGPEVTVGDLATRAVEALGAKPWRHEPDPNSIEARSLGIDASLARQVLGFESALDAPAAVEWTMDWYRDQANGGEALALVQDQITRYEGL, via the coding sequence ATGAAGCGGCCCGACCCCGCCTTCTGGTCGGGCAAGCGCGTCCTGCTCACCGGGCACACCGGGTTCAAGGGCTCGTGGGCGGCGATCTGGCTATCGCGGATGGGGGCCAAGGTCACAGGCCTGGCCCTGCCGCCCGACCAGGAGCCCGCCCTGTTCATCCAGGCGGGGGTCGCCAGCCTGACCGACTCGCTGCTGGTCGACCTGCGCCGCCCCGCCGACCTGGAGCAGGCCCTGGCCGGACGCGAATTCGACCTGGTGCTGCACATGGCCGCCCAGCCGATCGTGCGGGCCTCGATCGAGGACCCCATCGCCACCTTCGCCTCCAACATCATGGGCACGGCCCACCTGCTGCAGACCTTGCGCGGGCAGGGCGCGCTGCAGGCGGTTCTGGTGATCACATCAGACAAGGTCTACGCCAACCACGAGACTGGCCGCGCCTTCGCCGAGGGCGACGCTCTGGGCGGCAAGGACCCCTATTCAGCCTCCAAGGCGGCAGCCGAGATCGTCGTCCAGAGCTTCGCGCGCAGCTTCTTCGACAAGGCCCAAGTGCCGGTGGCGACAGCGCGGGGCGGCAATGTCATCGGCGGCGGCGACTATTCCCGCGACCGGCTGGTGGCCGACATCGTCCGCGCCGGCCAGGCCCAGGGCGTGACGGTCCTGCGCCATCCGGAGGCCACCCGGCCCTGGCAGCACGTGCTGGACTGCGTGGCGGGCTACCTGGTCTATCTTGAGCGCCTGGCGACCGATCCGGCCGCGCCGCGCGCGCTGAACTTCGGCCCCCGACCCGGCGGCCCCGAGGTGACCGTGGGCGATCTCGCCACTCGCGCCGTCGAGGCCCTGGGCGCCAAGCCGTGGCGCCACGAGCCCGACCCCAATTCCATCGAGGCCAGGTCCCTGGGCATCGACGCCAGCCTGGCGCGCCAGGTGCTGGGCTTCGAGAGCGCCCTCGACGCCCCGGCCGCGGTGGAGTGGACCATGGACTGGTATCGCGACCAGGCGAACGGCGGCGAGGCCCTGGCCCTCGTCCAGGACCAGATCACGCGTTACGAAGGCCTTTGA
- a CDS encoding calcium-binding protein gives MANYFFETITVAQAAAYNAGADTLVFSTAGATGAQVQVVYVPASGASPATVNMTYNGRTVTFGTGIYGEAGTVFVDSSVLYVGDPGANDTAAGASTADGLYGGAGTDSLTGGAGNDSLQGNQGNDTIAADAGNDTMYGGADNDVVGTGDGKNFAQGNLGTDSITGGSDTDTLYGGQGDDTILGAAGADLIFGDLADDDIETGTGNDTADGGDGADSIINADGNDSITGGAGNDTVTNTLGNSTIFAGDGDDTVTITAGNATVNGNLGNDGITAGAGNDSLYGGQGADTIVTGDGTNWSNGNIGNDDITGGAGVDTLLGGQDNDTLSAAAGADYLSGDLGNDSLNGGGDADTLVGADGNDILDGGLGNDNLDGGLGNDDLRGNDGNDTMSAGDGNDVLNGGIGNNSADAGLGNDSYTGTALANDTVNGGDGNDTLDGGAAATSNFAGGAGTDSLVGGTGNDTLGGGDGNDTIVAADGNNSVDAGAGDDTVSGGAGNSTLSGGDGSDKITDGAGNSVLSGSAGNDTLDGAGGTDTVSGGAGQDSMTGGAAADVFTFANGDSSTTAGAFDQIADFTVGVDDLSVGVTPTAGNFLSGTSAASYAQALTDATALISTGSRDIVVINVAAGADVGTYVFADTGGTNSVGNAIKLTGSLTLTAADFI, from the coding sequence ATGGCTAACTATTTCTTCGAGACGATTACGGTGGCACAGGCGGCGGCTTACAACGCCGGCGCCGACACCCTCGTCTTCAGCACCGCCGGGGCCACTGGCGCCCAGGTTCAGGTGGTTTACGTTCCGGCGTCGGGCGCTTCGCCCGCCACGGTGAACATGACCTACAACGGTCGCACGGTTACCTTCGGCACCGGCATCTACGGTGAAGCCGGCACCGTGTTCGTCGACTCCTCGGTGCTCTACGTTGGCGATCCGGGCGCGAACGACACGGCGGCGGGCGCAAGCACGGCCGACGGTCTCTACGGTGGCGCTGGCACCGACTCGCTCACCGGCGGCGCCGGCAACGACTCGCTGCAGGGCAACCAAGGCAACGACACGATCGCGGCCGACGCCGGCAACGACACCATGTACGGTGGGGCCGACAACGACGTGGTCGGCACCGGCGATGGTAAGAACTTCGCCCAGGGCAACCTCGGCACCGACTCCATCACCGGCGGTTCGGACACCGACACCCTCTATGGCGGCCAAGGGGATGACACCATCCTCGGCGCGGCCGGCGCGGACCTGATCTTCGGTGACCTCGCCGACGACGACATCGAAACCGGCACGGGCAACGACACCGCCGACGGTGGTGATGGTGCCGACTCGATCATCAATGCGGACGGTAACGACTCGATCACCGGCGGCGCTGGCAACGACACCGTCACCAACACGCTCGGCAACTCGACCATCTTCGCCGGCGACGGCGACGACACGGTGACCATCACGGCCGGCAACGCCACCGTGAACGGTAACCTCGGCAACGACGGCATCACCGCCGGCGCTGGCAACGACTCGCTCTACGGCGGCCAGGGCGCCGACACCATCGTCACCGGTGACGGCACCAACTGGTCGAACGGCAATATCGGCAACGACGACATCACGGGCGGCGCTGGCGTTGACACCCTGCTGGGCGGTCAAGACAACGACACCCTGTCGGCCGCGGCCGGCGCTGACTACCTCAGCGGCGACCTTGGCAACGACAGCCTGAACGGTGGCGGCGACGCCGACACCCTGGTTGGCGCTGACGGCAACGACATCCTCGATGGCGGGCTGGGCAACGACAACCTCGACGGCGGTCTCGGCAACGACGACCTGCGTGGCAATGACGGCAACGACACGATGAGCGCCGGCGACGGCAACGACGTGCTCAATGGCGGCATTGGCAACAACAGCGCCGACGCTGGCCTGGGCAACGACTCCTACACCGGCACGGCTCTCGCCAACGACACCGTCAATGGTGGCGACGGCAACGACACCCTCGATGGCGGCGCTGCGGCGACGTCGAACTTCGCGGGTGGCGCGGGCACTGACTCGCTGGTCGGCGGCACGGGTAACGACACCCTCGGCGGTGGCGACGGCAACGACACGATCGTCGCTGCTGACGGCAACAACTCGGTCGACGCGGGCGCCGGTGACGACACCGTCTCGGGCGGCGCTGGCAACAGCACCCTCTCGGGCGGCGATGGCAGCGACAAGATCACTGATGGCGCTGGCAACAGCGTTCTCAGCGGCTCGGCTGGCAACGACACCCTCGACGGCGCTGGCGGCACCGACACCGTCTCCGGCGGCGCGGGCCAAGACAGCATGACCGGTGGCGCTGCCGCCGACGTGTTCACCTTCGCCAACGGGGACTCGTCCACGACGGCTGGTGCGTTCGACCAGATCGCCGACTTCACCGTCGGTGTCGACGACCTCTCGGTCGGCGTGACCCCGACCGCCGGGAACTTCCTGAGCGGCACCTCGGCGGCGAGCTACGCGCAAGCGTTGACCGACGCCACGGCGCTGATCAGCACGGGTTCGCGCGACATCGTGGTGATCAATGTCGCCGCGGGCGCCGATGTCGGCACCTACGTGTTCGCCGACACTGGCGGCACGAACTCGGTCGGCAACGCGATCAAGCTGACGGGCAGCCTCACGCTGACCGCCGCTGACTTCATCTAA
- a CDS encoding HlyD family type I secretion periplasmic adaptor subunit, protein MKFELGPVKPYVTPAFSGSDLAPLDPELQRRVKRPMIMGSIVVAVFVVGVTLWAAVSPLDSAVVAPGTVRVEDNRKTVRHLQGGTVRAILAREGQHVKLNQVLLRFDDVQTRASVDVLQNQYDNMLAQTARLQAEATNQRVIVFPPELLARQGDPRVAGLIRDQQFLFATRLQFFETQGDVLGQRLQQVETQIGGVKAQIDALNESDRLTKEELAGYQTLYEKGYAPKTLILRYKRTLAEQAGRRGALLAETTRLREQIGETRLQINTQREERISQAAEGLRQMQTGLSDVGPKLAAATQMFNAATVRSPADGYVLDLTQFTVGGVVAPGERLMSVVPANAPLLVTVRIKPQDTDIVKPGLKARVRLSAYNSQRVPPVDAEVINVSADQLTDERNGESYFRADVRIPPQELTKLPSGVKLRPGMPAEAMIVTGKRTVLSYIVSPLTDTIRDALRED, encoded by the coding sequence ATGAAGTTCGAACTCGGGCCCGTCAAACCCTATGTGACGCCGGCCTTCAGCGGCAGCGATCTCGCGCCCCTGGATCCTGAGCTGCAGCGCCGCGTCAAGCGGCCGATGATCATGGGCTCGATCGTGGTCGCGGTGTTCGTGGTCGGCGTAACCCTATGGGCGGCGGTTTCGCCGCTGGACAGCGCCGTGGTCGCGCCGGGCACGGTGCGGGTCGAGGACAACCGCAAGACGGTGCGGCACCTGCAGGGCGGCACCGTGCGGGCCATCCTGGCCCGCGAGGGCCAGCACGTGAAGCTGAACCAGGTGCTGCTGCGCTTCGACGACGTGCAGACCCGCGCCAGCGTCGACGTCCTGCAGAACCAGTACGACAACATGCTCGCCCAGACAGCCCGCCTGCAGGCCGAGGCGACGAACCAGCGCGTCATCGTCTTCCCGCCTGAGTTGCTGGCGCGACAGGGCGATCCGCGGGTGGCGGGCCTGATCCGCGATCAGCAGTTCCTGTTCGCGACCCGGCTGCAGTTCTTCGAGACCCAGGGCGACGTGCTGGGCCAAAGGCTTCAGCAGGTCGAGACGCAGATCGGCGGGGTGAAGGCCCAGATCGACGCGCTCAACGAGAGCGACCGCCTGACCAAGGAAGAGCTGGCCGGCTACCAGACCCTCTACGAGAAGGGCTATGCGCCCAAGACCCTGATCCTCCGCTATAAGCGGACCCTGGCCGAGCAGGCGGGACGGCGCGGCGCGCTGCTGGCCGAGACCACCCGGCTGCGCGAGCAGATCGGCGAGACCCGGCTGCAGATCAACACCCAGCGCGAGGAGCGGATCAGCCAGGCGGCCGAAGGCCTGCGGCAGATGCAGACCGGCCTGTCGGACGTCGGCCCGAAACTGGCGGCGGCGACGCAGATGTTCAACGCGGCTACCGTGCGCTCGCCGGCCGACGGCTATGTGCTCGATCTCACCCAGTTCACGGTGGGCGGCGTGGTGGCGCCGGGCGAGCGGCTGATGAGCGTGGTTCCGGCCAATGCGCCGCTGTTGGTGACGGTGCGAATCAAGCCCCAGGACACCGACATCGTGAAACCGGGCTTGAAGGCGCGCGTGCGGCTCAGCGCTTACAATTCCCAGCGCGTGCCGCCGGTGGACGCCGAGGTGATCAACGTCTCGGCCGACCAGTTGACCGACGAGCGCAATGGCGAGAGCTATTTCCGCGCTGATGTGCGTATTCCGCCACAGGAGCTGACCAAGCTGCCCAGCGGCGTGAAACTCCGGCCCGGGATGCCCGCCGAAGCCATGATCGTAACCGGAAAACGCACGGTTCTTTCGTATATAGTCAGTCCGCTAACCGACACAATTCGAGACGCGCTGAGGGAAGATTAA
- a CDS encoding cephalosporin hydroxylase family protein: MITIIDEERGEVVVKDGEAETRHSLASAEGFAAASKAWLRATWDSKYVYSFAWMGRPVIQLPEDMIRLQEVIYTLKPDVLVETGVAHGGSLIFYASLFEAMGKGRVIGIDIEIRKHNREAIEAHEMFRRIELIEGSSTAPATLEQVKALIRPGEKVLVVLDSNHTRDHVLDELKLYGELIEVGSYVVATDGIMAQVKGGPRTGDDWDWNNPQRAVHDFVAQDKRFIVEEPAFPFNEGTVTERVTYWPDAFVKRIA, encoded by the coding sequence TTGATCACCATCATCGACGAAGAGCGCGGCGAAGTCGTCGTCAAGGACGGCGAGGCCGAAACCCGCCACAGCCTGGCGAGCGCCGAGGGCTTCGCCGCGGCGTCCAAGGCCTGGCTCCGCGCCACCTGGGATTCGAAGTATGTCTATTCCTTCGCCTGGATGGGCCGGCCGGTCATCCAGCTGCCGGAGGACATGATCCGCCTGCAGGAAGTGATCTACACCCTGAAGCCGGACGTCCTGGTGGAGACCGGCGTCGCCCACGGCGGCTCGCTGATCTTCTACGCCTCGCTGTTCGAGGCCATGGGCAAGGGCCGGGTGATCGGCATCGATATCGAGATCCGCAAGCACAATCGCGAGGCCATCGAGGCCCACGAGATGTTCAGGCGCATTGAGCTGATCGAGGGCTCCTCCACCGCGCCGGCGACGCTGGAACAGGTGAAGGCGCTCATCAGGCCGGGCGAGAAGGTCCTGGTGGTGCTCGACTCCAACCACACCCGGGACCACGTGCTGGACGAGCTGAAGCTCTATGGCGAGCTGATCGAGGTCGGCTCCTACGTCGTGGCCACCGACGGGATCATGGCCCAGGTGAAGGGCGGCCCGCGCACCGGCGACGATTGGGACTGGAACAATCCCCAGCGCGCCGTCCACGACTTCGTGGCCCAGGATAAGCGCTTCATCGTCGAGGAGCCGGCGTTCCCATTCAACGAAGGGACCGTGACCGAGCGCGTGACCTACTGGCCCGACGCCTTCGTCAAGCGGATCGCCTAG
- a CDS encoding glycosyltransferase family 4 protein produces MTNAALYFHPDGYDTTGQRLMGRHSAGESFLRGFIRNAEIDRLVLFNGTPKPVAELDALVRRIEPPRTPLDWIDRRQLGALRDPGCLYVPSPNIGPEAWARQPFDSRRYSLCGITHTTATHRVMDILHDLIVGPLEPWDALICTSSAVRTSVETEFEAVHEHLARRLGATRRPQPQLATIPLGVNADDFKPSPEHRKAWRERLDIPQDAVVAFYLGRLNPIAKMNPATMALTLEAAARDTGQPIYWVVAGWAGSDEETEQFHNQTRAFCPSIHYRAVDGRPADTRFSIWSVADLFISFSDNIQETFGLTPAEAMAAGLPCVVSDWDGYRETVRHGVDGFRIATHAPRPGLGQDLAFSYARSWVSYDQYLAAAAQMTAVDLPSARTAVAALVADPELRRRMGAAARERARSTFDWSAIIPQYQALWGELAARRTAALTDPARRFVNHPNPRRLDPFTLFASYPTAPMTPESVVALAPGMTWEGAVARLTAPLASYARWAMPSSAEIKQTFDQVAEAGPLRVAELTASFPAPRQGVIERSLLRLVKFGILELGPTPPVADIS; encoded by the coding sequence ATGACCAACGCCGCGCTCTATTTCCATCCCGACGGCTACGACACCACCGGGCAGCGCCTGATGGGCCGCCACTCCGCCGGGGAGAGCTTCCTGCGCGGATTTATCCGCAACGCTGAGATCGACCGTCTGGTCCTGTTCAACGGAACACCGAAGCCGGTGGCCGAACTGGATGCGCTGGTCCGTCGCATCGAGCCGCCGCGGACCCCCCTGGACTGGATCGACCGCCGCCAGCTCGGCGCCCTGCGCGACCCCGGCTGCCTCTATGTCCCAAGTCCCAATATCGGCCCCGAGGCCTGGGCCCGGCAGCCTTTTGATTCGCGCCGCTACAGCCTTTGCGGCATCACCCACACCACCGCCACCCATCGGGTCATGGACATCCTCCACGACCTGATCGTCGGACCCCTGGAGCCGTGGGACGCCCTGATCTGCACTTCCAGCGCGGTGCGGACCAGCGTGGAGACCGAGTTCGAGGCCGTTCACGAGCATCTGGCCCGGCGGCTCGGCGCCACGCGCCGGCCCCAGCCGCAGCTGGCGACCATCCCGCTGGGCGTCAACGCCGATGACTTCAAGCCGTCGCCGGAGCATCGCAAGGCCTGGCGAGAGCGCCTGGATATCCCGCAGGACGCGGTGGTGGCCTTCTATCTGGGCCGGCTCAATCCGATCGCCAAGATGAACCCGGCGACCATGGCCCTGACCCTCGAGGCCGCGGCCCGGGACACCGGCCAGCCGATCTATTGGGTCGTCGCCGGCTGGGCGGGTTCCGACGAGGAGACCGAGCAATTCCATAACCAGACGCGTGCCTTCTGTCCCAGCATCCACTACCGCGCCGTGGACGGCCGGCCGGCCGACACCCGCTTCTCCATCTGGTCGGTGGCCGACCTCTTCATCTCGTTTTCCGACAATATCCAGGAGACCTTCGGCCTGACTCCGGCCGAGGCGATGGCCGCGGGCCTGCCCTGCGTGGTCAGCGACTGGGACGGCTATCGCGAGACCGTGCGCCACGGCGTCGACGGCTTCCGCATCGCCACTCACGCGCCGCGACCGGGCCTGGGTCAGGATCTCGCCTTCAGCTACGCCCGGAGCTGGGTCAGCTATGACCAGTACCTGGCGGCCGCGGCCCAGATGACGGCGGTCGACCTGCCCTCCGCCAGGACGGCGGTGGCGGCCCTGGTCGCCGATCCGGAGCTGCGCCGGCGCATGGGCGCGGCGGCCCGCGAGCGCGCCCGCTCCACCTTCGACTGGTCGGCGATCATCCCGCAGTACCAGGCGCTGTGGGGGGAGCTCGCCGCCCGGCGGACCGCGGCCCTGACCGACCCGGCGCGCCGGTTCGTGAACCATCCCAATCCGCGCCGGCTCGACCCCTTCACGCTGTTTGCCAGCTACCCGACGGCGCCGATGACACCGGAGTCGGTTGTCGCCCTGGCCCCGGGCATGACCTGGGAGGGCGCGGTGGCGCGGCTGACCGCGCCGCTCGCCTCGTACGCGCGCTGGGCCATGCCGTCGTCGGCCGAGATCAAGCAGACCTTCGACCAGGTCGCCGAGGCGGGCCCCCTGCGTGTCGCCGAGCTGACGGCGAGCTTCCCGGCGCCGCGCCAAGGCGTGATCGAGCGCAGCCTCCTGCGGCTGGTGAAGTTCGGGATCCTGGAGCTTGGCCCGACGCCGCCGGTGGCCGATATTTCCTGA